A genomic stretch from Fusarium musae strain F31 chromosome 9, whole genome shotgun sequence includes:
- a CDS encoding hypothetical protein (EggNog:ENOG41), giving the protein MLDIEDFIEERGGNPEKIRESQRRRHAPVELVDEVIALWQDARKTQYGVTQIGTQINGVQKEIGLKKRAKEDATELLKQKEELTEKKKIQEELAAAKNAELKVKAKLVGNYVHDSVHVSDNEDNNTIERTWEPETFDKTKQAALSHHDVLLRLGGYDPVRGVKLVGHRGYCLTGYGMFLNLALVNYATAFLFNKGYTPNQPPFMLNRDQMAKTAQLSQFDEELYRVSEGPTPSESDRYLIATSEQPLSALHAEEWIQPSELPIKYCGYSTCFRKEAGSHGRDAWGVFRVHQFEKVEQFVLCGPDDSWGQFDQMMANSEEFYKSLGLPYQVVGIVTGALNNAAAKKYDLEAWFPFQKEYKELVSCSNCTDYQTRELEIRHGSKKGKQIVGGGKKEYVHALNATLCATERTLCCILENYQTEEGLVVPEVLRKYIPGEPEFLPFIKETPKEAEKIEKKESGKKEKTLPVRETKA; this is encoded by the exons ATGTTGGACATTGAGGATTTCATTGAGGAGCGCGGCGGAAACCCTGAGAAGATTCGAGAGAGTCAGCGCCGCCGACATGCTCCTGTAGAGCTGGTTGACGAGGTTATTGCCCTTTGGCAAGACGCGCGCAAGA CTCAGTATGGAGTTACGCAGATCGGCACACAAATAAACGGCGTTCAAAAGGAGATTGGCCTCAAGAAACGAGCCAAGGAGGATGCGACCGAGCTACTgaagcagaaggaggagttgacagagaagaagaagatccaagAGGAGCTTGCGGCAGCGAAGAATGCTGAACTCAAAGTCAAGGCAAAGCTCGTCGGAAACTACGTGCACGACTCCGTCCACGTCAGCGACAACGAAGACAACAACACAATCGAGCGAACCTGGGAGCCCGAGACTTTCGATAAGACCAAGCAAGCTGCTCTTTCCCACCACGACGTGCTGCTGCGACTTGGAGGATACGACCCGGTTCGAGGAGTCAAGTTGGTCGGCCACCGAGGTTACTGCTTGACTGGCTACGGCATGTTCCT GAACCTTGCACTCGTCAACTATGCCACAgccttcctcttcaacaagg GCTACACCCCTAACCAACCACCCTTCATGCTCAACCGCGACCAGATGGCCAAGACTGCACAGCTCTCTCAATTTGACGAGGAGCTTTACCGTGTTTCCGAAGGACCTACACCTTCCGAGTCGGATCGATACCTCATTGCCACCAGCGAGCAGCCCCTTTCCGCGCTTCATGCCGAGGAGTGGATCCAGCCCTCTGAGCTCCCTATCAAGTACTGCGGTTACAGCACTTGCTTCCGAAAGGAGGCCGGTAGCCACGGTCGTGATGCCTGGGGTGTGTTCCGCGTGCATCAgtttgagaaggttgagcAGTTTGTACTCTGTGGCCCCGATGACAGCTGGGGCCAGTTTGACCAAATGATGGCCAACTCCGAGGAGTTTTACAAGTCCCTTGGACTTCCCTACCAGGTCGTGGGTATCGTCACGGGTGCGTTGAACAAcgctgctgccaagaagtACGACTTGGAGGCATGGTTCCCCTTTCAGAAGGAATACAAGGAGCTTGTTTCTTGCTCCAACTGCACAGACTACCAGACCAGAGAGCTCGAGATTCGCCATGGttccaagaagggcaagcagATCGTTGGTGGTGGAAAGAAGGAGTATGTCCATGCTCTGAACGCT ACTCTCTGTGCTACTGAGCGAACACTGTGCTGCATTCTTGAGAACTACCAAACGGAGGAAGGTCTCGTTGTGCCCGAGGTCTTACGAAAGTATATTCCTGGCGAGCCTGAGTTTTTGCCTTTCATCAAGGAGACCCCCAAGGAAGCAGAGAAGATcgaaaagaaggagagcggcaagaaggagaagaccCTTCCTGTTCGTGAGACCAAGGCGTAA